The sequence CATAACTCTGTGGGTATCTTGTGCGCTTGCTGGGTGTTTGAGCAGTCAGTCATTAAAGTGTCATTTATCGTCAGAAACACCTTGCGCTAAAAACTCAGATCTCTATACTCGCCACCACTGACACGGGGCAAGGCGCTCACGGTCACAAGGGTTTGAAGAGAACAGAAATTAAGTTCAAACAAACACTTGACGAACACTGAGGTTTGCGTAGAATACGCATCCCTGACCTGAGATAAGGTCAACGCTCTTTAACAATTTATCAAGCAAACTGTGTGGGCACTTAGCAGCACGTTGAGAACAAAATAATATTGTTTTTCAATGTCTTGCAAAGTGTACCTAGTAATAGATATATCAGTAATTCATTGAGCATCAAGTCTTTAATTGAAGAGTTTGATCATGGCTCAGATTGAACGCTGGCGGCAGGCCTAACACATGCAAGTCGAGCGGTAACAGAGAGTAGCTTGCTACTTTGCTGACGAGCGGCGGACGGGTGAGTAATGCTTGGGGATCTGCCCAGTCGTGGGGGATAACCATTGGAAACGATGGCTAATACCGCATACGCCCTACGGGGGAAAGGAGGGGACCTTCGGGCCTTTCGCGATTGGATGAACCCAAGTGAGATTAGCTTGTTGGTGAGGTAATGGCTCACCAAGGCGACGATCTCTAACTGGTCTGAGAGGATGACCAGTCACACTGGGACTGAGACACGGCCCAGACTCCTACGGGAGGCAGCAGTGGGGAATATTGCACAATGGGGGAAACCCTGATGCAGCCATGCCGCGTGTGTGAAGAAGGCCTTCGGGTTGTAAAGCACTTTCAGTGGTGAGGAAAGGTGTGAGCTTAATACGTTTACACTGTGACGTTAACCACAGAAGAAGCACCGGCTAACTTCGTGCCAGCAGCCGCGGTAATACGAGGGGTGCAAGCGTTAATCGGAATAACTGGGCGTAAAGCGCACGCAGGCGGTTTGTTAAGCCAGATGTGAAAGCCCCGAGCTCAACTCGGGAACTGCATTTGGAACTGGCAAACTAGAGTCTTGTAGAGGGGGGTAGAATTTCCAGTGTAGCGGTGAAATGCGTAGAGATTGGAAGGAATACCAGTGGCGAAGGCGGCCCCCTGGACAAAGACTGACGCTCATGTGCGAAAGCGTGGGGAGCAAACAGGATTAGATACCCTGGTAGTCCACGCTGTAAACGATGTCAACTTGAAGTCTGTGTCCTTGTGACGTGGGTTTCGGAGCTAACGCATTAAGTTGACCGCCTGGGGAGTACGGCCGCAAGGTTAAAACTCAAATGAATTGACGGGGGCCCGCACAAGCGGTGGAGCATGTGGTTTAATTCGATGCAACGCGAAGAACCTTACCTACCCTTGACATACAGCGAACTTTCCAGAGATGGATTGGTGCCTTCGGGAACGCTGATACAGGTGCTGCATGGCTGTCGTCAGCTCGTGTCGTGAGATGTTGGGTTAAGTCCCGCAACGAGCGCAACCCTTATCCTTTGTTGCCAGCGCGTAATGGCGGGAACTCAAGGGAGACTGCCGGTGATAAACCGGAGGAAGGTGGGGACGACGTCAAGTCATCATGGCCCTTACGGGTAGGGCTACACACGTGCTACAATGGCGCGTACAGAGGGAAGCCAACCAGCGATGGTGAGCGGATCCCAGAAAGCGCGTCGTAGTCCGGATTGGAGTCTGCAACTCGACTCCATGAAGTAGGAATCGCTAGTAATCGTGGATCAGAATGCCACGGTGAATACGTTCCCGGGCCTTGTACACACCGCCCGTCACACCATGGGAGTGGGTTGCAAAAGAAGTAGGTAGCTTAACCTTCGGGAGGGCGCTTACCACTTTGTGATTCACGACTGGGGTGAAGTCGTAACAAGGTAACCCTAGGGGAACCTGGGGTTGGATCACCTCCTTACCTTAACTTAACGTCTGTTGAGTGTTCACACAGTTTGCTTGATAAAAAAGAGTGACTTAAATCGCATGGGCAAACGCTGCTGGTGCGATTTTTTGCCCTCAGGTCGATGGTTTTAACCACGTACTGAGGGTAAAGAAACGGTTTGGGTCTGTAGCTCAGTTGGTTAGAGCGCACCCCTGATAAGGGTGAGGTCGGTGGTTCGAATCCACCCAGACCCACCAAATCAATCTCCTACGTCGTCATAAGACTCGTCGTTTAGCAGGCTAAACTTCCTCATCTTATACCTAGTATTAGAATGATTTGGTGACACGCTGAATATTATGCGAATGATATAAAGCGAAACACAAAGCTAAGAACTAAATGGGGCTATAGCTCAGCTGGGAGAGCGCCTGCCTTGCACGCAGGAGGTCTGCGGTTCGATCCCGCATAGCTCCACCATTTAGTGCTAACGAATAAAACAAACCGAAGTCAGACATCAAAGTAATACGCTGTATACAGCTTACTCCTTTGATTTCTAACGAAGTCACGCTCTTTAACAATCTGGAAAGCTGATAGAAATAATTTGTAGTTCTTGATACGCAAGTGTCTTAGAAATTCTTGGCGAAATATAGTTGTAAGCATCAGTCACTGATGCAAGCGACCCCGCTTAGAGAATTGTTTTTATACAGCCTGAAGTTTACTTATTATAAGTGAGCATTTAGGCAGGTCGCAGCGCAGCAAGTTCTAGGCATTACTTGAACGAGTGCTTGAGCATAGTTTTCTATGTGATAGCACGAGTAAGAGTAATAACGACGAAATTGCAAAGCCGCGACAGCATAAAACACACTTCTTGGGGTTGTATGGTTAAGTGACTAAGCGTACACGGTGGATGCCTTGGCAGTCAGAGGCGATGAAGGACGTGCTAACCTGCGTTAAGTACGGATGAGCTGGTAAGAAGCGCTTGAGTCCGTAATATCCGAATGGGGAAACCCACTCTACTTAGTAGAGTATCGTAACGTGAATACATAGCGTTACGAGGCGAACCGAGGGAACTGAAACATCTAAGTACCTCGAGGAAAAGAAATCAACCGAGATTCCCCTAGTAGCGGCGAGCGAACGGGGACCAGCCCTTAAGCTGTTTATGATGTAGTGGAATGGTCCTGGAAAGACCAGCCGTAGTGGGTGATAGCCCCGTACACCAAACGTCATTTACAGTGAAATCGAGTAGGACGGGACACGTGATATCCTGTTTGAATATGGGGGGACCATCCTCCAAGGCTAAATACTCCTGACTGACCGATAGTGAACCAGTACCGTGAGGGAAAGGCGAAAAGAACCCCTGTGAGGGGAGTGAAATAGAACCTGAAACCGTGTACGTACAAGCAGTGGAAGCCCACTTGTTGGGTGACTGCGTACCTTTTGTATAATGGGTCAGCGACTTAATTTTAGTAGCAAGGTTAACCGTATAGGGGAGCCGTAGGGAAACCGAGTCTTAACTGGGCGAATAGTTGCTAGGATTAGACCCGAAACCCGGTGATCTAGCCATGAGCAGGTTGAAGGTTGAGTAACATCAACTGGAGGACCGAACCCACTAATGTTGCAAAATTAGGGGATGACTTGTGGTTGGGGGTGAAAGGCCAATCAAACCGGGAGATAGCTGGTTCTCCCCGAAATCTATTTAGGTAGAGCCTCGGACGAATACTTGCGGGGGTAGAGCACTGTTTAGGCTAGGGGGTCATCCCGACTTACCAACCCTATGCAAACTCCGAATACCGCAAAGTACTATCCGGGAGACACACGGTGGGTGCTAACGTCCATCGTGAAGAGGGAAACAACCCAGACCGCCGGCTAAGGTCCCAAAGTCATAGTTAAGTGGGAAACGAAGTGGGAAGGCTCAGACAGCCAGGATGTTGGCTTAGAAGCAGCCATCATTTAAAGAAAGCGTAATAGCTCACTGGTCGAGTCGGCCTGCGCGGAAGATGTAACGGGGCTAAACTATGCACCGAAGCCGCGGATGCACTCTTTATTGAGTGCGTGGTAGGGGAGCGTTCTGTAAGTCTGCGAAGGTGTGTTGTGAAGCATGCTGGAGATATCAGAAGTGCGAATGCTGACATGAGTAACGATAATGGGGGTGAAAAACCTCCACGCCAAAAGACCAAGGGTTCCTGTCCAACGTTAATCGGGGCAGGGTGAGTCGACCCCTAAGGCGAGGCCGAAAGGCGTAGTCGATGGGAAACGGGTTAATATTCCCGTACTGACGTGTACTGCGATGGGGGGACGGAGAAGGCTAAGTGGGCCAGGCGTTGGTTGTCCTGGTGAAAGGGTGTAGGCAGTGTGTTTAGGTAAATCCGGACGCACAATGCTGAGGCCTGAGACGAAATCGCTACGGCGGTGAAGTCACTGATGCCCCGCTTCCAGGAAAAGCCTCTAAGCTTCAGGTACACGTGAATCGTACCCCAAACCGACACAGGTGGTCGGGTAGAGAATACTAAGGCGCTTGAGAGAACTCGGGTGAAGGAACTAGGCAAAATAGTACCGTAACTTCGGGAGAAGGTACGCTGAGGCATGTGAAATCCCTTGCGGATGGAGCGTGACTCAGCCGCAGTGACCAGGTGGCTGGAACTGTTTATCAAAAACACAGCACTGTGCAAACTCGCAAGAGGACGTATACGGTGTGACACCTGCCCGGTGCTGGAAGGTTAAATGATGGGGTTAGCCTTCGGGTGAAGCTCTTGATTGAAGCCCCAGTAAACGGCGGCCGTAACTATAACGGTCCTAAGGTAGCGAAATTCCTTGTCGGGTAAGTTCCGACCTGCACGAATGGTGTAATCATGGCCACGCTGTCTCCACCCGAGACTCAGTGAAATTGAATTTGCGGTGAAGATGCCGTATACCCGCGGCTAGACGGAAAGACCCCGTGAACCTTTACTATAGCTTGGCACTGAACATTGGCCCTACATGTGTAGGATAGGTGGGAGGCTGTGAAACGATGACGCCAGTTGTCGTGGAGCCATCCTTGAAATACCACCCTTGTATGTCTGATGTTCTAACGTAGGCCCCTTATCGGGGTTGCGGACAGTGCCTGGTGGGTAGTTTGACTGGGGCGGTCTCCTCCTAAAGAGTAACGGAGGAGCACGAAGGTTGGCTAAGTACGGTCGGACATCGTACGGTTAGTGCAATGGCATAAGCCAGCTTAACTGCGAGACGGACAGGTCGAGCAGATACGAAAGTAGGTCATAGTGATCCGGTGGTTCTGTATGGAAGGGCCATCGCTCAACGGATAAAAGGTACTCCGGGGATAACAGGCTGATACCGCCCAAGAGTTCATATCGACGGCGGTGTTTGGCACCTCGATGTCGGCTCATCACATCCTGGGGCTGAAGTCGGTCCCAAGGGTATGGCTGTTCGCCATTTAAAGTGGTACGCGAGCTGGGTTCAGAACGTCGTGAGACAGTTCGGTCCCTATCTGCCGTGGGCGTTGGATGATTGAGAGGAGCTGCTCCTAGTACGAGAGGACCGGAGTGGACGAACCCCTGGTGTTCGGGTTGTATCGCCAGATGCATTGCCCGGTAGCTACGTTCGGAATCGATAACCGCTGAAAGCATCTAAGCGGGAAGCGAGCCTCAAGATGAGTCATCCCTAGGGCTTTACGCCCTCTAAAGGGCCGTTGGAGACTACAACGTTGATAGGTTGGGTGTGTAAGTGCAGCGATGCATTGAGCTAACCAATACTAATTACCCGTGCGGCTTAACCATACAACACCCAAGAAGTGTGAGACCTTGCGGTCGAGAACAAACAAATTATTCAAGTTAGCGTGCTTAAACAGTACGACAACTACAAACCAGCTTTCCAGATTACAATTTATGCCTGGCGGCCATAGCGCTGTGGAACCACCTGATCCCATGCCGAACTCAGTAGTGAAACGCAGCCGCGCCGATGATAGTGTGGCAGCTGCCATGTGAAAGTAGGTCACTGCCAGGCAACCAATTAGTAGGGTCGATATTTCTGCAAAGAGCATTCGACCAAGAAAAGCCCAATACTCATGTGTTGGGCTTTTTCATGTCTGTATTTTAAAAAAAGTGAAGGGTGAAGCGTAAGGGGTGAAGGGGACAAGCCAAGACAGACACCGTCTGTGGTAGGCGAACGTTTACTCTCGCATTTCGCCGTAGGCGGAACTTCTTTTTCAGTGCTTCGCGCTCCGAGCTCTGCCTTTTATACCAAACGCACTAAAGAATCGTTCTATTTAAGATCGACATAAAAACCCCATTACATAGCTAACTAAAGCAGGCTTCTACAAAAAGCGTGTGTTGTAGTCCACTCGTATAGATGACTTCGGTGGTCCTGCGAAGCAGGGGGGCTTTAATAACAAAATTCAAACCGTGCCGATACTCTTTGCCTAGCAACAAGGTGGGCACACTACAAAAAACAATCACATTAAATCCAGCTGCAAGGCTGGCCAAATAATTAATACGATTGGTAGTATTTCAGCGTTCAGCTGAAATACTCTCGGCAATCTGGTATAAAAAGGCCCCATTTAAAGATGAAAGATATGAATATGCGCTGGGATATTAAAGGCTGGTTGGCACTGCAATTGCTGGCTTTAGCTCTGTTTTTTACTTGGTATTTTGGTTATTGGCAAAGCCTAGATGAAGGCGTTTTTTGGTGGTTCAATAATCGACTAGTGACGGTACCGGGTTTTGCTCATCTGGTAGCCGTGGTTAACCAGCGCTGGATTGATGGTGCGGTTGCCTTACTGATGGCAGGCTTTGTGTTCTCTCACGCTTGGCAGTTGAAGGGCCGTGATCGGGCGAAGATGGGTTGTTTATTGTTATTGATGGCGGGCTGCTTCTCGCTGCAAGCGGCGGCAGGTAAGGCTTTACCCATTGAGCGTGCGAGCCCCACTGTGGTGTATGAGCAAGCCGAGCGGGTGAGTCTGCTGGTGCCTGATGTTAAAGCCAAAGATGCGTCTGGCGATTCGTTCCCCAGCGATCACGGCATTGGCTTTGCGACCTTTTTACTGTTTGCTTGCTATCGTTTTCCGCGCCGTTACTTATATGTAGTCGCGCCTTTGGTGTTTATTTTGGCGATGCCACGTGTGATGTCGGGAGCCCATTGGTTTACTGATTTTATTTGTGGTTCGCTGCCTTTGGCTTTGATCACCGGCGCTTGGTTGTTTCATACTCCTTTAGCAGAGCGATTTACTGAAGCTATGGTGAGGCCTGTGGAAACGTTGCTTACCAAGTGGCGATTGCAAGGCTAAGCCCTGCGGGCAGCATGAAGCGGTAAGCTATCAGCTTAAAAAATGTTAAGGGCGACACTCGGTGTCGCCCTTTCGCATTGTTAAGCGGGCAAGGTGAGGCGCTCGCTACAAGGCAAAATGTCATAGTCGATCATTACGGTTTCATTCATAAGGTGACGACGTAGCATATCTAATGCCGTGAAAGCTAATAAACGGCGCTGTGACAGCGGATCACGAAAGTGCATCTGCAAGGTTTGCACATAGCAGCCGGTCTGGGTTTTTAATGCTACAGGCACTCCTTTAGGGCCTGCGGCGCCTATGGCTAAAGTGAGGGGACGTGCGGATTTTTGTAGCCAATGAGCCAGTTCTTCAGCTTCGTCTGGTAAGCCGGCAAGATAGTGGCCTTCAAACTCTCGCGTGATAGTACTGATGGTATCAGTTAGGCGACCACCGCTGGCATCTTCAAAAATCATTAAGTCTTTATCGACCAACATGGGTCCTAAACTGGCAGTAAAGTCCATGTTGTCTCGGGCAATCAGGTGCGTGCCGACTTGAGCGAGCAATTGTGCTTCAGCTTGCGCTATGGCCTCGGCATTTGCGGTGTCGATGATAAGCTTCACCTCTATGGTCGGCAGATTAGCGCGATAACCTAGCGCAATACCAGCGGGCCAAGTGAGTGCATCAAGTTTGTCGCTTAAGCCAGACTCTGATAAACCAAACAAGAAGAAGCGTCGTACTTGGCTGCGACCATTGTCACCCAGTTGTTGACGTAGCCGCGGCAGTATTTCGTCGTTCATCATCACTTTTAGCTCAGAGGGCACCCCTGGGGTAAAGAAGAAGGTGGCGCGATTCAGCTTAACGGCGAAACCACAGGCGGTGCCTACCGGATTATCCACTAACTCGGCACCCTGGGGCAGCATGGCTTGTTTGCTGTTGCTCTTGGGCATGTCACGGTTACGGCTAGCGTATTTCTGCTGCATCACCTCCAGCCAGTGTTGATTGAGCTCTAGTGTTACACCAGCGGCATCGGCCATGGCCTCGGCACTAATATCATCCGAGGTGGGGCCTAAGCCACCATTGACAATCACTATGTCTGCTTGATGACTGCGCTGTTCGAATAACTCGACTAAATCGGCTTTATCGTCACCGACGGTGAAGCGACGGCGCACTTGCCAGCCTTGTTCGAGCAGTAATTGAGACAACCAGCCGGCATTGGTATCTGTGATTAAGCCGGTCAATACCTCGTCGCCCGTGCTCACCAGTTCAATAACAGGTTCCATAATAGTCTTTCCTTTAAGGGTGTTGCCCCCGATATTAGCGTATCTTGAGCCTTTGGCACACGTTGAGGATGACAAGATTAGCTACTTTGTTGTAGAGTTCTAGATGTCTAGACTTTCTTAGTTGTGTTGTACTGGAGTAAGCTCATGCCCATTAGAATTCCCGATCGCCTGCCAGCGGCTAATGTCCTGTCTCAGGAAAATATCTTCGTGATGACGGAGAGCCGCGCGGTTAATCAGGAAATCCGGCCAATGCGCGTGCTGTTACTTAACCTGATGCCGAAGAAAATTGAAACCGAAAATCAGCTGCTGCGTATGTTATCTAACTCGCCACTGCAAATCGGCGTCGACTTATTGCGCATTGATGACAGGCCGTCTAAGAATACGCCTCAGTCCCATCTAGAAAGTTTCTATCATGACTTTGAGCAGATTAAAGATCAGTTTTATGACGGTCTTATCATTACCGGTGCGCCGCTAGGTCTGACCGACTTTTGCGATGTGGTTTACTGGGACAAGATAGAGCAGATTGTGGACTGGGCGAAGAGCCATGTGACCTCAACGCTGTTTTTATGTTGGGCGGCGCAGGCGGGCTTGAAGATTTTATATGGCTTGGATAAGAGCACGCGGTTAGAGAAGTTATCGGGCGTTTATGAGCACCAGAACTTAGGCGGCTACGACCCGTTAGTGCGCGGTTTCGATGATGTGTTTCTAGCGCCGCATTCTCGCTATGCAGACTTCCCGGTGGAACTGTTACGGGAAAAAACTGATTTAAAAATCTTGGCGGCGTCCGATAAAGTAGGTGTTTACTTAGCGGCTAGCCCAGATGGGCGGCAAGTGTTTGTGACCGGTCATCCTGAGTACGATCCGCATACACTGGATAATGAATATCAGCGTGACTTAGAAGTAGGCATAGCACCGCAGATGCCAGAAAACTATTATCCCGATGATAATGCGGATAATTTGCCGAGGGCAACGTGGCGCAGTCATGGCCATTTGTTATTTGCTAACTGGCTCAACTACCATGTGTATCAGCTAACGCCTTATGACTTGAATACCTTGAGTGCCACCGGCGAAGCATTGACCAGGGATTGACCGCAGCGCCGAGCACCAAGCTAAATCAAGTGCTCAAAGATTATTTGCCACGGAATCCACGGAAGAACACGGAACAATAGTGATTAGATCTGAATAAAGCCGGTAAGGGTGAAGAGGCTGAGCCAAAACCCAACCCCTCATCGGACAGGGTCTGGCTCTTACCATAAATACCTTTGGCTCGTGTCGCACGTGACCACTTCCGCGTTCTTCCGTGGCAAAAAAACGCTTAAAAAAGCCAGAGTCGAATTAATTCGACTCTGGCTTTTTGTTAACATCTAACAGGGCGCCCGGCGCTATCTCTTAAAACCTAATCAATCGGAAAGCCGGCTTTTTCGGCGGCCTTGGCCTTGTTGATCATCGGCGTTATGGTCATGCCTTGTACGATAATCGAGAACAGTACTATGGCGTAGGTCATCATTAAAATCACGTCGCGCAATTCAATCTGGCCATCGGCACCCAGCTTGACGCCAACCGGAATCGAGAGCGCCATGGCCAGTGATAGTCCGCCGCGCAGGCCACCCCAAGTCAGGATCCGAATCGAGTATTTGTTGTAACTGCGAAAGCGACGAAAGCCGGTATAAGGCAAAGCTACGCTAATAAAGCGACCGGCCAGTACTAACGGAATGGCGCCCAGTACCAAGACCCACGCCTGCCAATGAAATTCCACTAGCAACATAGCAAGGCCAATCAGCAAGAATAATAGCGCGTTTAAAAACTCGTCTAATAAATGCCAGAACTGATCCAGATACTTTTCACTCTGCTCTGAAAAGCCAGTGTAGCGAGTCCAGTTACCTATCATGATACCGGCCACCACCATGGCCAGTGCGCCGGAGACGCCGAGGACGTTAGCCAGAGCAAAGCCTGCGGTAGGAATACATAACGTCATCAGTAGCTCCATGGAGCCGTCGTCGGTGGCGCTGATCATCAGGTGTGCCATTAACCCCAATAAACCACCAAAGATAATACCGCCAATGGCTTCGTGGGTGAACAGCGTCAGCACAGAGCCAAAGGTGGCTTCCGTACCGCTAAAGGCCACGGCGAAAATGGTTAAGAAGATAACCAAGCCGATGCCATCGTTGAACAAGGACTCGCCTTCAATTTGAATGGCTATTTGTTCTGGTGCACCCAGTTTTTTCACAATCGCTAATACTGCAATGGGGTCGGTAGGAGAGATAAGTGCGCCGAACAGCAGGCAGTAAATAAAGGGCAGTGGAATGCTGGCGGCATAAGCCAACAACCACAGGCCGGTGGCGACCACGGCGGTGGAAATTATCACCCCAAAAATCACCAGTACGAAAATTTCCCACTTTTGGCTCTTCATGGCCGGTAAGTTAATACCCAGGCCGCCAGCAAACAGCAAAAATCCGAGAATACCTTGTAACAGGAATTCACCAAAATCGACGGTTTCTAGGGTAGTGACGGCGTGTTGTTGCAGCTCGGGCCAGGTGGTTTTACCGAGCACTAACATGAGGATGGAGATAATCAGGGCGCCAAAGGTAATGGCAATGGTGGTTTGAATTTTCATTATGTATTGATTGACGAAGGCAATGGTGATCGCCGTGGCCGCCAAAAAACACAGAGTGTAATAGACGCTCATTGAGGACAGTTCCGATTTGATATTTTATTATAGTTGCAAGCTAAGTTAGCGGGTCTTTGCCCGTGCCATATTGTGCCTTAATCGCGAACTTGGCACTAATAAAAACTGCGCTAAATTTCTCCACTCTGGTTAAGCTGAACGAATATATTCTGCTCGGAGCTGTGGATGTCTGGATTTCGAATTCGGCTTTGTGTGATAACATGACGACCGCATACGGAATCAGGTTGTAACAGGAGTAGACAGTGTCCAGATCCCCCGTTTTTTCCCAGCTCGAACAGGCGCTTGCCGAACGAATTCTTATTATTGACGGGGGCATGGGCACCATGATCCAGTCCCACCGACTGGATGAGGCGGCTTACCGCGGCGA comes from Oceanisphaera profunda and encodes:
- a CDS encoding CinA family nicotinamide mononucleotide deamidase-related protein, encoding MEPVIELVSTGDEVLTGLITDTNAGWLSQLLLEQGWQVRRRFTVGDDKADLVELFEQRSHQADIVIVNGGLGPTSDDISAEAMADAAGVTLELNQHWLEVMQQKYASRNRDMPKSNSKQAMLPQGAELVDNPVGTACGFAVKLNRATFFFTPGVPSELKVMMNDEILPRLRQQLGDNGRSQVRRFFLFGLSESGLSDKLDALTWPAGIALGYRANLPTIEVKLIIDTANAEAIAQAEAQLLAQVGTHLIARDNMDFTASLGPMLVDKDLMIFEDASGGRLTDTISTITREFEGHYLAGLPDEAEELAHWLQKSARPLTLAIGAAGPKGVPVALKTQTGCYVQTLQMHFRDPLSQRRLLAFTALDMLRRHLMNETVMIDYDILPCSERLTLPA
- a CDS encoding cation:proton antiporter codes for the protein MSVYYTLCFLAATAITIAFVNQYIMKIQTTIAITFGALIISILMLVLGKTTWPELQQHAVTTLETVDFGEFLLQGILGFLLFAGGLGINLPAMKSQKWEIFVLVIFGVIISTAVVATGLWLLAYAASIPLPFIYCLLFGALISPTDPIAVLAIVKKLGAPEQIAIQIEGESLFNDGIGLVIFLTIFAVAFSGTEATFGSVLTLFTHEAIGGIIFGGLLGLMAHLMISATDDGSMELLMTLCIPTAGFALANVLGVSGALAMVVAGIMIGNWTRYTGFSEQSEKYLDQFWHLLDEFLNALLFLLIGLAMLLVEFHWQAWVLVLGAIPLVLAGRFISVALPYTGFRRFRSYNKYSIRILTWGGLRGGLSLAMALSIPVGVKLGADGQIELRDVILMMTYAIVLFSIIVQGMTITPMINKAKAAEKAGFPID
- the metA gene encoding homoserine O-acetyltransferase MetA, coding for MPIRIPDRLPAANVLSQENIFVMTESRAVNQEIRPMRVLLLNLMPKKIETENQLLRMLSNSPLQIGVDLLRIDDRPSKNTPQSHLESFYHDFEQIKDQFYDGLIITGAPLGLTDFCDVVYWDKIEQIVDWAKSHVTSTLFLCWAAQAGLKILYGLDKSTRLEKLSGVYEHQNLGGYDPLVRGFDDVFLAPHSRYADFPVELLREKTDLKILAASDKVGVYLAASPDGRQVFVTGHPEYDPHTLDNEYQRDLEVGIAPQMPENYYPDDNADNLPRATWRSHGHLLFANWLNYHVYQLTPYDLNTLSATGEALTRD
- a CDS encoding phosphatase PAP2 family protein, which encodes MNMRWDIKGWLALQLLALALFFTWYFGYWQSLDEGVFWWFNNRLVTVPGFAHLVAVVNQRWIDGAVALLMAGFVFSHAWQLKGRDRAKMGCLLLLMAGCFSLQAAAGKALPIERASPTVVYEQAERVSLLVPDVKAKDASGDSFPSDHGIGFATFLLFACYRFPRRYLYVVAPLVFILAMPRVMSGAHWFTDFICGSLPLALITGAWLFHTPLAERFTEAMVRPVETLLTKWRLQG